In Lotus japonicus ecotype B-129 chromosome 5, LjGifu_v1.2, one genomic interval encodes:
- the LOC130718277 gene encoding uncharacterized protein LOC130718277: protein MTESFFFGESQLIHAAGLENDNPEEQPSLAEPPIISIDVSHLYHTDQRFPLKDDLMKWVRDISMANNFVLVTTKSDSGAKGRKEYVILGCEKHGAYIPYREPDLVEGTSTQKTGCPFRLGNRETCARSWINRNRS, encoded by the exons atgacagagtcctttttctttggtgaatcacaattgatacatgctgctggattggaaaatgataatccagaggagcaaccatcactagctgaacctccgattatatctatagatgtctctcatttgtatcatactgatcag cgtttccctttgaaagatgatcttatgaaatgggttcgcgacatttctatggcaaataattttgttttggtgacaacaaagtctgatagtggtgcgaagggaagaaaagaatatgtcattttggggtgtgagaagcatggtgcgtatattccctacagagaaccggatcttgttgaaggaacgtcaacacaaaagacaggttgtccttttaggctaGGAAATCGTGAGACGTGTGCTAGATCATGgatcaaccgaaaccgatcctga
- the LOC130721156 gene encoding uncharacterized protein LOC130721156 codes for MIHCHRVRALLSQLSSKCSHSLQPISHKIFFSTTSEQSFTTSYLTQHCGFTPQSALKASKRVRFDTAKKPESVIAFFQQHGFSPSQIQSILIRAPELLTCDPIKRVLPKFQFLASKGASTHDIVTTVTRSPGFLRTSLEKHIIPAYELVRRFCPSDAKAISCVIVCPNSIGDARVQHNVKLLLDVGVSHSNITHLIRTRPSILCSTNFIDAVEEVKGLGFDPLKLNFSVALLAKRAISKSQWDDKINALKKWGLSEDEIFQSFKRQPSFMLRSKEKLNAVMSFWVSQLGWDSSTLLASPIIFGFSLETRIVPRASVVQYLLSKGLMKKGASLVTPFCLTDKLFLQKFVTCFEKGETSRLLKLYQGGS; via the coding sequence ATGATTCACTGTCACCGCGTAAGAGCTCTTCTCTCCCAACTCTCATCAAAATGTTCACATTCTCTGCAACCAATCTCtcacaaaatcttcttctcaacCACTTCAGAACAATCTTTCACCACATCCTACCTCACACAACACTGTGGTTTCACACCACAATCAGCTCTAAAAGCTTCTAAGCGCGTTCGTTTCGACACCGCGAAGAAGCCCGAATCAGTCATCGCCTTCTTCCAACAACATGGTTTCTCACCCTCCCAGATTCAGAGCATCTTAATTAGGGCACCAGAGCTTCTTACTTGTGACCCCATCAAAAGGGTATTGCCAAAGTTTCAATTTCTAGCCTCCAAAGGTGCTTCTACCCACGACATCGTTACCACGGTGACTCGGAGTCCAGGGTTTCTGCGTACAAGCCTTGAGAAGCACATAATCCCTGCTTATGAATTGGTAAGGAGATTCTGTCCTTCTGATGCAAAGGCAATTTCTTGTGTAATTGTTTGTCCTAATTCCATTGGCGATGCTCGCGTTCAGCATAATGTGAAATTGCTGCTTGATGTTGGAGTTTCACACTCAAACATTACTCATTTGATTCGTACTAGGCCTTCTATACTTTGCTCTACTAACTTcattgatgcagttgaggaagtaAAGGGATTGGGATTTGACCCtttaaagttgaatttcagTGTAGCATTACTGGCCAAAAGGGCTATTAGTAAATCCCAGTGGGATGACAAAATCAATGCCCTTAAGAAATGGGGGTTATCTGAGGATGAAATTTTCCAATCATTTAAGAGGCAACCAAGCTTTATGCTTAGGTCTAAGGAGAAACTCAATGCAGTGATGAGTTTTTGGGTCAGCCAGCTTGGGTGGGATTCTTCAACACTTCTAGCATCACCAATAATTTTTGGATTTAGTTTGGAGACAAGGATTGTTCCAAGGGCTTCAGTTGTTCAGTATCTTCTCTCTAAAGGTTTGATGAAGAAAGGTGCTAGTTTAGTTACACCTTTTTGTTTGACTGATAAGTTGTTCCTGCAGAAGTTTGTTACATGTTTTGAGAAGGGGGAAACATCTAGGCTATTGAAGCTATATCAGGGAGGCTCCTAG